The Longimicrobiaceae bacterium genome has a segment encoding these proteins:
- a CDS encoding SDR family oxidoreductase — MRRRRRERVVVITGASAGVGRATARAFARQGARIALLARGAAGLEGARREVEALGGTALVVPADVADPDQVEAAADRAERELGPIDVWVNNAMNSVFSPVREMTPEDYRRVTEVTYLGYVYCTLSALRRMLPRDRGKIIFVGSALAYRGIPLQSAYCAAKHAVQGFFDSLRTELMHDGSKVQVTMVQLPALNTPQFRWVKSRLPNKAQPVPPILQPEVAADAILFAADHDRRELWVGWPTVKAIAGNRIVPWYADLRLAREGVQAQQLDEPEDPDRPHNLWEPVDDEVDFGAHGDFDVRSRPSTSQLWLAKHRPALSVAGAAIAAAAAVLTGLATRNGRSGEPEADSAEAFDAQLAWLEERHPMPD, encoded by the coding sequence ATGAGGCGGCGCAGGCGGGAGCGGGTCGTCGTCATCACGGGGGCCTCAGCCGGGGTGGGCCGGGCCACCGCACGTGCCTTCGCCCGCCAGGGTGCCCGGATCGCCCTTCTGGCGCGGGGCGCTGCCGGACTCGAGGGAGCCCGGCGTGAGGTCGAGGCGCTTGGCGGAACGGCGTTGGTCGTCCCCGCCGACGTCGCCGATCCCGATCAGGTGGAGGCGGCCGCCGACCGCGCGGAGCGGGAGCTGGGGCCGATCGACGTGTGGGTCAACAACGCGATGAATTCCGTCTTCTCCCCCGTGCGGGAGATGACCCCGGAGGACTACCGGCGCGTGACGGAGGTGACCTACCTGGGCTATGTCTATTGCACCCTCTCTGCCCTGCGCCGGATGCTCCCGCGGGATCGGGGGAAGATCATCTTCGTGGGCTCCGCTCTGGCCTATCGGGGGATCCCGCTGCAGTCTGCGTACTGCGCGGCCAAACACGCCGTGCAGGGATTCTTCGATTCCCTCCGCACCGAGTTGATGCACGACGGGAGCAAGGTGCAGGTCACCATGGTGCAGCTCCCGGCGCTCAACACCCCGCAGTTTCGCTGGGTGAAGAGCCGGCTTCCGAACAAGGCCCAACCGGTCCCTCCGATCTTGCAGCCGGAAGTTGCTGCGGATGCGATCCTGTTCGCGGCGGATCACGATCGACGCGAGCTCTGGGTAGGTTGGCCGACCGTCAAGGCGATCGCGGGGAACCGGATCGTGCCCTGGTATGCGGACCTGCGGCTCGCGCGTGAAGGCGTTCAAGCTCAGCAGCTGGACGAACCGGAGGATCCTGACCGACCTCACAACCTGTGGGAGCCGGTGGATGACGAGGTCGATTTCGGTGCCCACGGCGATTTCGACGTTCGTTCGAGACCCAGCACATCGCAGCTGTGGCTGGCCAAGCATCGGCCGGCCCTCAGCGTGGCCGGTGCGGCGATCGCCGCGGCAGCGGCCGTCCTGACCGGCCTGGCCACTCGCAACGGTCGGTCGGGCGAACCCGAGGCGGACAGTGCGGAAGCCTTCGACGCCCAGCTCGCCTGGCTCGAGGAACGGCATCCGATGCCAGATTGA
- a CDS encoding sigma-70 family RNA polymerase sigma factor, whose protein sequence is MSGPDREPSGFGELYERLQPSLLRYLERLTADRDVAQDVAQEAFLRLLRRSDLTGDDARLWIFTVATNLVRDHGRTVVRRQRLLSGRPMTPNAVPTPDALTERAEQVERVRAALRQLPERDRQLLLMREEGFRYQEMAEAVGVAPGSVGTLIARALKKFEAVYRRDEERDDAHR, encoded by the coding sequence GTGAGCGGCCCCGATCGCGAGCCGAGCGGCTTCGGAGAGCTGTACGAGCGGCTTCAGCCCTCGTTGCTACGTTATCTCGAGCGGCTCACCGCCGATCGTGACGTCGCACAGGACGTGGCGCAGGAAGCTTTCCTGCGCCTGCTGCGCAGAAGCGATCTCACCGGCGACGATGCCCGGCTCTGGATCTTCACCGTGGCGACCAACCTGGTACGCGATCACGGGCGTACGGTGGTGCGCCGCCAGCGTCTGCTGAGCGGCCGACCGATGACTCCGAATGCGGTCCCGACGCCCGACGCGCTGACGGAGCGAGCCGAGCAAGTGGAACGGGTGCGGGCCGCGCTGCGTCAGCTCCCCGAGCGTGACCGGCAGCTCCTGCTGATGCGTGAGGAAGGATTCCGATACCAGGAGATGGCGGAGGCGGTTGGTGTGGCGCCCGGATCGGTGGGAACCCTCATCGCACGCGCACTGAAGAAGTTCGAAGCCGTGTATCGCAGGGATGAAGAGCGAGATGACGCACATCGATGA
- a CDS encoding acyl-CoA dehydrogenase family protein encodes MSETARPGSPSEQESREVAEAAREADWTNPSFVRELFLGRFRLDLIHPYPQQSPEDRRKTDEYIARLAAFIEEKVDSEEIDRTGELPPDVVEGLRELGAFGLKIPEEYGGIGLSQVGYGRAISLVTSRDGNLTALLSAHQSIGVPQPLKMFGTPEQKARYLPRLAKGAVSAFALTEAEVGSDPAAITTTATPTEDGEAFIINGEKLWCTNGTIAELLVVMARTPPKIKNGKEIPQVTAFIVEADSPGVEVVHRCRFMGLKAIQNAVIRFDNVRVPRENILWEEGKGLKLALITLNTGRLTLPMSAAAGAKVALEISRKWAAERVQWGAPIGKHDAVAQKLGAMAADAFAIESMAELSSALADVGRNDIRLEAAIAKLWTTEVGWRIIDDCLQIRGGRGYETAASLEARGEVPVPVERMMRDFRINRIFEGTSEIMRLFIAREAVDTHLQVAGDLVDPRSSTADKLSALAKAGAFYASWLPKQYVGMSRFKYGEFGELAPHLRYIERTSRRLARSMFYAMSRYQAKLERKQALLFRFVDIGAELYAMSAACVRAHAMRQEGEEGQKAVRMADVFCRRARRKVEQLFDELFRNADNSTYRLAQEVLRGEHAWLEKGALPAIPDGASLATRPKSADRAEPSEERQATRLAAGG; translated from the coding sequence ATGAGCGAGACCGCACGTCCAGGCTCACCGTCGGAGCAGGAGTCCCGCGAGGTCGCGGAAGCGGCGCGGGAGGCAGACTGGACGAACCCCAGCTTCGTCCGCGAGCTCTTCCTGGGCCGCTTCCGGCTAGATCTCATCCATCCCTATCCCCAGCAATCTCCGGAAGACCGGCGCAAGACCGACGAATACATCGCACGGCTTGCCGCCTTCATCGAAGAGAAGGTGGATTCGGAGGAGATCGACCGCACCGGCGAGTTGCCTCCCGATGTCGTCGAAGGGCTACGCGAGCTGGGGGCTTTCGGCCTGAAGATCCCCGAGGAATATGGCGGAATCGGGCTGTCCCAGGTGGGATACGGCCGGGCCATCTCGCTGGTGACCAGCCGCGACGGCAACCTCACCGCGCTGCTCTCGGCGCACCAATCGATCGGTGTGCCCCAGCCTCTGAAGATGTTCGGCACCCCCGAGCAGAAGGCCCGCTACCTCCCCCGACTCGCGAAGGGTGCCGTCTCCGCGTTCGCACTCACCGAAGCGGAGGTCGGGTCCGATCCCGCGGCGATCACCACCACCGCGACGCCCACGGAAGACGGCGAGGCCTTCATCATCAACGGGGAGAAACTCTGGTGCACCAACGGCACCATCGCCGAGCTCCTGGTGGTGATGGCGCGCACTCCTCCCAAGATCAAGAACGGCAAGGAGATCCCGCAGGTCACCGCATTCATCGTGGAGGCGGACTCACCGGGGGTCGAGGTGGTCCACCGCTGCCGCTTCATGGGGCTGAAGGCAATTCAGAACGCGGTCATCCGTTTCGACAACGTGCGTGTGCCGCGGGAGAACATCCTCTGGGAGGAGGGTAAGGGGCTCAAGCTCGCGCTGATCACCCTCAACACCGGTCGGCTGACGCTGCCGATGAGCGCCGCTGCGGGCGCGAAGGTGGCGCTCGAGATCAGTCGGAAATGGGCTGCGGAGCGGGTCCAGTGGGGAGCGCCCATCGGCAAGCACGACGCGGTGGCACAGAAGCTCGGTGCAATGGCCGCCGACGCCTTCGCCATCGAGTCGATGGCCGAGCTCTCTTCCGCGCTCGCCGACGTGGGGCGTAACGACATCCGCCTGGAAGCGGCGATCGCCAAGCTGTGGACAACGGAGGTCGGGTGGCGGATCATCGACGACTGCCTGCAGATCCGCGGCGGACGGGGCTACGAGACGGCGGCCTCGCTCGAGGCGCGCGGGGAGGTGCCCGTCCCGGTTGAGCGGATGATGCGTGATTTCCGCATCAATCGGATCTTCGAGGGCACCTCCGAGATCATGCGCCTCTTCATCGCCCGCGAGGCGGTGGACACGCACCTGCAGGTCGCGGGCGACCTGGTCGACCCGCGGAGCTCGACCGCCGACAAGCTGTCGGCGCTGGCCAAGGCGGGGGCCTTCTACGCGAGCTGGCTACCCAAGCAGTACGTGGGGATGAGCCGCTTCAAGTACGGAGAGTTCGGCGAGCTCGCCCCTCACCTGCGCTATATCGAGCGCACCTCCCGGCGTCTGGCGCGCAGCATGTTCTACGCGATGTCACGCTACCAGGCCAAGCTGGAGCGCAAGCAGGCGCTGCTCTTCCGCTTTGTGGACATCGGCGCTGAGCTGTACGCCATGTCAGCCGCCTGCGTCCGCGCGCACGCCATGCGGCAGGAGGGGGAGGAAGGTCAGAAGGCGGTGCGCATGGCCGACGTGTTCTGCCGCCGTGCGCGCCGAAAGGTGGAGCAGCTCTTCGACGAGCTCTTCCGCAACGCCGACAACTCTACCTATCGCCTCGCGCAGGAGGTCCTGCGCGGTGAGCATGCCTGGCTCGAGAAGGGCGCCCTCCCCGCGATTCCGGACGGCGCGAGCCTGGCGACGCGCCCCAAATCCGCGGATCGCGCCGAGCCCTCAGAGGAGAGGCAAGCGACCCGGCTCGCGGCAGGGGGATAG
- a CDS encoding NAD(P)/FAD-dependent oxidoreductase, which produces MPRYDAVIVGAGPNGLAAGIALAEAGRSVLIREARERVGGGASSDELTLPGFVHDTFSTVHPLGVGSPFLSRLPLHEHGLEWVHSEAAFAHPFDDGTAALLERSIEQTGRWLAEDAGAWRRLHQPLSQAWDEIASDILDPIGIPRHPLLLARFGMRGMLSVQRLCRLSFRGWRAAALFAGSAAHSGLPLHRLGTAAYGLTLNVAGHAVGWPFPRGGARRITEAMASYFRSLGGDIELEMPVRSLRELPEARDILLDLTPRQVLEIAGDRLPAGYRWRLERFRYGPGVFKMDWALSGPIPWKASECARAATVHLAGRLEEVSESQRKPLRGEHPERPYVLLTQPSLADPTRAPPGKHTAWAYCHVPNGSTFDMSERIEAQIERFAPGFRDLVLARSTLNTRQLQALNANLVGGDVNGGAGTVDQLIFRPLLSPDPYATPVPGLWICSASTPPGGGVHGMCGYNAARAVLRG; this is translated from the coding sequence ATGCCCAGATACGACGCGGTCATCGTCGGCGCGGGACCCAACGGGCTGGCGGCTGGCATCGCCCTGGCTGAGGCCGGGCGATCGGTTCTCATCCGCGAGGCGCGCGAGCGCGTGGGCGGCGGCGCGAGCTCGGACGAGCTCACCCTACCCGGCTTCGTTCACGACACCTTTTCGACCGTGCACCCGCTCGGGGTGGGGTCTCCCTTCCTGAGCAGGCTCCCGTTGCACGAGCACGGGCTGGAGTGGGTGCACTCGGAAGCGGCGTTCGCGCATCCGTTCGACGACGGTACGGCCGCGCTGCTGGAGCGTTCGATCGAGCAGACCGGGCGCTGGCTGGCGGAGGACGCGGGAGCCTGGCGGCGCCTGCACCAACCCCTGTCGCAAGCCTGGGACGAGATCGCGTCCGACATCCTCGACCCCATCGGCATCCCCCGCCATCCGCTGCTGCTAGCCCGATTCGGAATGAGGGGGATGCTATCGGTGCAGCGGCTCTGTCGACTGTCCTTTCGAGGCTGGCGGGCCGCCGCGCTCTTCGCCGGCAGCGCCGCGCACTCCGGGCTCCCGCTGCACCGCCTCGGGACCGCGGCTTACGGGCTCACGCTGAATGTGGCGGGGCACGCTGTGGGGTGGCCGTTTCCCCGCGGCGGGGCGAGGCGCATCACCGAGGCGATGGCGTCCTATTTCCGCTCCCTGGGGGGAGACATCGAGCTGGAAATGCCGGTGCGGTCACTGCGCGAGCTGCCTGAAGCGCGGGACATTCTGCTGGACCTCACCCCGCGGCAGGTGCTGGAGATCGCGGGGGATCGACTGCCCGCAGGCTACCGCTGGCGGCTGGAACGTTTCCGCTACGGCCCGGGGGTGTTCAAGATGGACTGGGCGCTCTCCGGGCCCATTCCGTGGAAGGCGAGCGAATGTGCACGCGCGGCCACCGTGCACCTGGCGGGTCGGCTCGAGGAGGTGTCGGAGTCGCAGCGAAAGCCGCTCCGCGGCGAGCATCCGGAGCGACCGTACGTCCTGCTGACCCAGCCGAGCCTCGCGGACCCCACGCGCGCACCGCCGGGCAAGCACACGGCCTGGGCATACTGCCACGTGCCCAACGGTTCCACCTTCGACATGAGCGAGCGCATCGAGGCGCAGATCGAGCGCTTCGCGCCCGGATTCCGCGACCTCGTCCTGGCGCGCAGCACCCTGAACACCCGCCAGCTCCAAGCACTCAATGCCAACCTCGTCGGCGGGGACGTCAACGGTGGAGCCGGCACCGTGGACCAGCTGATTTTCCGCCCCCTGCTGAGCCCCGATCCCTACGCCACCCCCGTCCCGGGCCTCTGGATCTGCTCCGCCTCCACCCCGCCCGGCGGGGGGGTGCATGGGATGTGTGGGTATAATGCCGCGAGGGCGGTCTTGAGGGGGTGA
- a CDS encoding SDR family oxidoreductase, translating to MEAANRASAPAALVAGALMYAGWQALRRAREADIYGQVALVTGGSRGLGLLIAHELLEAGCQVAVCARDVTELEAAREQLERSGGQVMSIACDVSDPVQVRNMVEQIEAELGPVALLVNNASIIQVGPLEAMTLDDFREAMEVNFWGVVNTTLAVLPGMRSRRAGRLVNITSIGGKVAIPHLLPYDCAKFAAVGFSEGLRAELARYGISVTTVVPGLMRTGSPVNAFFKGEVDREFTWFSLGDATPVSAMSARRAARQIVSAARRGAAEVTLSWQAKALRVTHDLFPGPTARLLGVVNRALPSGNGAESVRGMEIATPVSPSPATAMMNRAARRNNQYGGRPEPSPTHARKVGLSGVAQPDGASPSEPESER from the coding sequence ATGGAGGCAGCGAATCGAGCTTCGGCACCGGCGGCACTCGTGGCGGGGGCGTTGATGTACGCGGGGTGGCAGGCGCTCCGCCGAGCCAGAGAGGCCGATATTTACGGGCAGGTGGCTCTCGTGACGGGGGGATCGCGCGGTCTCGGCTTGCTGATCGCCCACGAGTTGCTCGAGGCCGGATGTCAGGTAGCCGTCTGCGCGCGCGATGTGACCGAGCTGGAAGCCGCCCGGGAGCAACTGGAGCGGAGCGGCGGCCAGGTAATGTCGATCGCCTGCGACGTGAGCGACCCGGTCCAGGTTCGGAACATGGTCGAGCAGATCGAGGCGGAGCTCGGGCCCGTCGCTCTGCTGGTGAACAACGCCAGCATCATCCAGGTCGGTCCCCTCGAGGCGATGACGCTGGATGACTTCCGCGAGGCGATGGAAGTGAACTTCTGGGGGGTGGTGAACACAACCCTGGCTGTGCTGCCCGGCATGCGAAGTCGCCGGGCCGGCCGCCTCGTCAACATCACCTCGATCGGGGGGAAGGTCGCGATTCCCCACCTCTTGCCATACGACTGCGCGAAGTTCGCCGCGGTGGGCTTCTCGGAGGGCCTCCGAGCCGAGCTGGCTCGCTACGGCATCAGCGTTACGACGGTGGTGCCGGGGCTGATGCGCACCGGCTCTCCCGTGAACGCCTTCTTCAAGGGCGAGGTGGATCGTGAGTTCACCTGGTTCAGCCTGGGCGACGCTACACCGGTAAGCGCGATGAGCGCTCGACGCGCGGCGCGCCAGATCGTGTCGGCCGCACGGCGAGGGGCCGCCGAGGTGACACTGAGCTGGCAGGCGAAGGCGCTGCGCGTCACCCACGATCTCTTCCCGGGTCCCACTGCGCGGCTCCTGGGCGTGGTGAACCGTGCCCTTCCCTCTGGTAACGGGGCCGAGAGCGTGCGGGGGATGGAGATCGCCACACCCGTGTCCCCTTCGCCCGCCACGGCGATGATGAATCGGGCTGCTCGTCGCAACAACCAGTACGGAGGAAGACCGGAGCCCTCGCCGACGCACGCCCGCAAGGTGGGCCTGTCCGGCGTGGCGCAACCGGACGGCGCATCACCATCCGAACCGGAGAGTGAACGATGA
- a CDS encoding DUF1343 domain-containing protein: protein MASWALAFLLSACNGAGEPDREDTAGPDTLPGVTAEQIAVLPGLEVILRDSMHLLEGHRVGFITNQTAVTSDGRSGIDLLHDAAGVNLVALYGPEHGLRGDVEGGVRIDTQRDAATGIPIFSLYGSTQRPTPEMLAGVDILLFDMQDIGARPYTFVWTMAMAMEAAAEQGIPFVVLDRPNPITGRAAGPLMEMEMRNVGQAITGYYPVLLRHGMTVGEIARYVNTEFGVDADLHVIPADGWRRSMWFDETALPWVNPSPNIRSLEAALNYAGLVLFEATNLTVGRGTDRPFSYVGAPWLRAEQVLARAASYELPGVALATTELVPDGEGWVPFRGERVQAIELKITDRDAYRPVWTALVLLSVIRAEHPDEFRITNDGFTQMMGSRWARKAFDAGEDPRTIWNRWQEELAAWEPVRARYLLYPE, encoded by the coding sequence ATGGCCTCTTGGGCCCTGGCTTTCCTCCTCTCCGCGTGCAACGGGGCGGGCGAGCCCGATCGCGAAGACACCGCCGGGCCGGACACGTTGCCGGGCGTAACCGCCGAGCAGATCGCGGTTCTCCCTGGCCTCGAGGTCATCCTGCGCGATTCGATGCACCTGCTCGAGGGGCACCGGGTCGGTTTCATCACCAACCAGACCGCGGTAACCTCGGACGGGCGGAGCGGCATCGACCTGCTGCACGACGCGGCGGGGGTCAATCTCGTCGCCCTGTACGGCCCCGAGCACGGCCTGCGGGGCGACGTGGAAGGTGGCGTCCGCATCGACACGCAGCGCGATGCGGCAACCGGCATACCCATCTTCTCTCTCTACGGGAGCACGCAACGTCCCACCCCGGAGATGCTGGCCGGCGTAGACATCCTCCTGTTCGACATGCAGGACATCGGCGCGCGGCCGTACACGTTCGTCTGGACCATGGCCATGGCAATGGAGGCCGCCGCCGAGCAGGGCATCCCGTTCGTCGTGCTCGACCGCCCGAACCCGATTACGGGGCGCGCCGCCGGGCCGCTGATGGAGATGGAGATGCGCAATGTCGGACAGGCGATCACCGGCTACTACCCGGTGCTGCTGCGCCACGGCATGACCGTGGGCGAGATCGCGCGCTATGTCAACACGGAGTTCGGCGTGGATGCGGACCTGCACGTGATCCCCGCCGACGGGTGGCGTCGTTCGATGTGGTTCGACGAGACCGCACTTCCGTGGGTCAACCCTTCACCGAACATCCGCTCGCTGGAAGCGGCCCTCAACTATGCGGGCCTCGTCCTCTTCGAGGCCACCAACCTGACGGTCGGCCGGGGAACCGATCGCCCGTTTTCGTACGTCGGAGCCCCGTGGTTGCGGGCAGAGCAGGTTCTCGCGCGAGCCGCGTCCTACGAGCTTCCGGGCGTCGCCCTCGCAACCACCGAGCTGGTTCCCGACGGGGAGGGCTGGGTGCCCTTCCGCGGCGAGCGGGTGCAGGCGATCGAGCTGAAGATCACCGACCGTGACGCCTACCGCCCGGTCTGGACCGCGCTGGTACTCCTCTCGGTGATCCGGGCGGAGCACCCGGACGAGTTCCGCATCACCAACGACGGATTCACGCAGATGATGGGCTCGCGATGGGCTCGCAAGGCCTTCGACGCCGGGGAAGATCCCCGTACGATCTGGAATCGCTGGCAGGAGGAGCTCGCCGCGTGGGAGCCAGTACGCGCGCGCTACCTCCTGTACCCGGAATGA
- a CDS encoding zf-HC2 domain-containing protein produces the protein MKSEMTHIDEGTLQAYLDGELLLEERWRAERHLEECELCRMEVDAMTGRARRFTEAMSLLDAAPRERQHAIGWPRQQRAAFLRRMLPRAAVLLLFAGAAASATVPGWPLRQWIESIAEEPREVAVTIPEEETQAPLGSAAEAMESGVFVDAVNGRVEVEVLGGHDLRVRAVLVEGTRAGVAATGSATESRFRTGTGRIEVHGPHDGELRVEIPRGAAVASVIINGQVVLQKEGSSLDLSTDLTGLQSAGIGLSIEQ, from the coding sequence ATGAAGAGCGAGATGACGCACATCGATGAAGGTACGCTGCAGGCGTACCTGGACGGGGAGCTGCTGCTCGAGGAGCGCTGGCGGGCGGAGCGGCACCTCGAGGAATGCGAGCTCTGTCGCATGGAGGTGGACGCCATGACCGGCCGAGCCCGCCGTTTCACGGAGGCGATGAGCCTCCTCGATGCCGCGCCCCGGGAGCGTCAACACGCCATCGGCTGGCCCCGCCAGCAGCGAGCTGCCTTCCTGCGCCGCATGCTCCCCCGTGCGGCGGTTCTTCTGCTCTTCGCTGGAGCTGCGGCCTCGGCAACCGTACCTGGATGGCCTCTTCGGCAGTGGATCGAAAGCATCGCCGAGGAGCCGCGGGAGGTCGCCGTAACGATTCCGGAGGAGGAGACCCAGGCGCCGCTGGGTTCGGCGGCGGAAGCAATGGAGTCCGGTGTGTTCGTCGACGCCGTGAACGGCCGCGTCGAGGTAGAGGTCCTGGGCGGACACGACCTGCGGGTGCGCGCCGTACTGGTGGAGGGAACGCGCGCCGGAGTGGCGGCGACCGGCAGCGCCACCGAGAGCCGTTTCCGCACCGGAACGGGCAGAATCGAGGTCCACGGGCCCCACGACGGGGAGCTGCGGGTAGAGATCCCTCGCGGGGCGGCGGTCGCATCCGTTATCATCAATGGACAGGTCGTGCTGCAGAAGGAGGGCTCCAGCCTGGATCTCAGCACAGACCTGACCGGCTTGCAGTCGGCTGGAATCGGATTGAGCATTGAGCAGTGA
- a CDS encoding TonB-dependent receptor: protein MLAHAFSTVFLALALQLPGSTGSVRGEIRSEESGAVIPGATVEIVADRPLGATASDDDGRYLLSNVPAGRHTIRAHRIGYAPLEMDVMIPAGGQVEVDIALRMTPIVLAPVEVGGRERSIRSDSFAAPPGELTMAGVRAMQASPGLAELGLADAVSRLPGQEPPDPSDVLYVRGTGADLKLVYLDGAPVYAPFPLGGLLDPFAPGLLSSAEVYLGGAPARYDGGLSYILDLRTRAARGGRFHSSGAMDLLSSRALVEIPVGGNAGLLFSGRGVHDVGTRWFEEGALPYGYREGLMRADVGLGGTGSLSLTAFANGERVWLDSVRTASTAIEWGNQAASLRYRASLGGTSVELTGAVADFEAQLPVSDGTLRLARGSSRRTRLAADAVSRLSGIVLRYGASFEEQDQRYEARVADLTGSWKEVGSAGEGSEAGLYLDAGVQLAPRFVLRGGLRADHFSLSDEFILSPRVAATMMLTDRASVTLAAGQYHQYLRPPEEKVLAAAGGIPIQQVEPLALGRATHVSLSVDQDVGEGIHFGLEGFYKNFEGIPNGVASNASSSGVDLWLRRGTGNWRGWLGYSLAWTWSTSDVDNATRFDGRHLLSSGISAPLGERARIDLGFTYGAGLPYSAIPFGTTDMGESPFGEYAPAFAVGRSAVEMTAGNAPLLPTPSRPYLRVDLGASGTWTPRWGRSMMEITPYVRLLNTLGHRDALFYRAPENGDDGFRPVMVLPLVPVIGVEWNF, encoded by the coding sequence ATGCTGGCGCACGCCTTCTCCACCGTATTCCTCGCCCTCGCCCTGCAGCTCCCGGGCTCGACCGGGAGCGTTCGCGGCGAGATCCGTAGTGAGGAGTCGGGAGCGGTAATTCCGGGGGCGACCGTGGAGATCGTCGCCGACCGCCCGCTTGGCGCTACCGCCTCCGACGACGACGGCCGCTACCTTCTCTCCAACGTCCCCGCCGGCCGCCACACCATCCGCGCCCATCGAATCGGCTACGCCCCCCTGGAGATGGATGTCATGATCCCGGCCGGGGGGCAGGTGGAGGTCGATATCGCGCTGCGCATGACCCCGATCGTTCTCGCTCCGGTCGAGGTGGGGGGACGCGAACGATCGATTCGCAGTGACAGTTTCGCCGCGCCCCCCGGTGAACTTACCATGGCCGGCGTGCGAGCCATGCAGGCGTCGCCGGGGTTGGCGGAGCTCGGTCTGGCCGATGCCGTGTCGCGGCTTCCCGGGCAGGAGCCACCCGACCCTTCGGACGTGCTCTACGTGCGCGGTACGGGCGCCGACCTGAAGCTGGTCTACCTGGACGGAGCACCGGTGTACGCTCCCTTCCCATTGGGCGGACTGCTGGATCCCTTCGCGCCGGGGCTGCTCAGCTCCGCTGAGGTGTATCTGGGCGGGGCGCCGGCACGATACGACGGAGGCCTTTCCTACATACTCGACCTGCGCACCCGCGCCGCCCGCGGTGGCCGCTTCCATTCCTCCGGGGCGATGGACCTCCTGTCCTCGCGCGCGTTGGTCGAGATACCTGTGGGAGGCAACGCCGGGCTGCTGTTCTCAGGGCGGGGAGTGCACGACGTGGGAACGCGGTGGTTCGAGGAAGGTGCTCTCCCGTATGGCTATCGCGAGGGGTTGATGCGGGCCGACGTCGGACTCGGAGGCACCGGGAGCCTCAGCCTGACAGCGTTTGCCAACGGGGAGCGCGTTTGGCTCGACAGTGTCCGCACTGCCTCGACCGCAATCGAATGGGGGAACCAGGCTGCTTCGCTGCGCTACCGGGCAAGCCTTGGTGGCACCAGCGTCGAGCTGACCGGCGCGGTCGCTGACTTCGAAGCACAGTTGCCCGTATCGGACGGAACCCTGCGCCTGGCGCGTGGCTCCTCACGGCGAACCCGCCTCGCGGCCGACGCGGTCAGCCGCCTCTCGGGGATCGTCCTGCGGTACGGAGCCTCGTTCGAAGAACAGGATCAGCGCTACGAGGCCCGGGTTGCTGACCTCACGGGGTCGTGGAAGGAAGTGGGGAGCGCCGGGGAGGGCAGCGAAGCCGGCCTCTACCTGGATGCGGGGGTGCAACTCGCGCCTCGCTTCGTGTTACGTGGCGGTCTGCGCGCGGATCACTTCTCGCTCAGCGACGAGTTCATCCTCTCTCCGCGAGTCGCCGCCACGATGATGCTCACCGACCGCGCCTCGGTGACGCTGGCGGCCGGGCAGTATCACCAGTATCTGCGACCGCCCGAGGAGAAGGTCCTGGCTGCGGCAGGGGGGATCCCGATCCAGCAGGTCGAGCCGCTCGCCCTCGGGCGCGCCACGCACGTATCGCTCTCCGTCGACCAGGACGTGGGAGAGGGAATCCATTTCGGACTGGAGGGCTTCTACAAGAACTTCGAAGGGATCCCCAATGGGGTGGCCTCGAACGCGAGCTCCTCGGGGGTGGATCTGTGGCTTCGCCGGGGGACGGGCAACTGGCGCGGCTGGCTTGGCTATTCTCTCGCCTGGACGTGGTCGACATCGGACGTCGACAACGCCACCCGGTTCGATGGTCGGCACCTGCTGAGCTCGGGAATCAGCGCCCCGCTGGGCGAGCGCGCGAGGATCGACCTGGGGTTCACCTACGGGGCGGGGTTGCCCTACTCGGCGATCCCGTTCGGGACCACGGACATGGGCGAAAGCCCATTCGGGGAATACGCGCCCGCCTTCGCGGTGGGCCGATCGGCAGTCGAGATGACCGCGGGGAATGCGCCGCTGCTACCGACCCCGAGCCGTCCATATCTGCGTGTGGACCTGGGCGCGTCCGGCACCTGGACGCCGCGATGGGGGCGTTCGATGATGGAGATCACCCCGTACGTCCGGCTGCTCAACACCCTCGGTCACCGGGACGCACTCTTCTACCGGGCGCCGGAGAACGGAGACGACGGGTTCCGACCGGTCATGGTACTCCCGCTGGTGCCGGTGATCGGCGTGGAGTGGAACTTCTGA